In one Brevibacillus choshinensis genomic region, the following are encoded:
- a CDS encoding sporulation protein has product MRRLPIWKSSMAVLCVAALASVLTAGCNRTMTQEKGYGTQNLDRQHNTTIKGETSGDIIHRPATPTEDRDGLMGRNQNPNLIIGHNQTRGYQVDLKNMEMMAKSVPGVENARITLNGGNAYVTLDLVHNITANQARTIEKEVIAGLKQKIPRYDFHVTSNEGFHR; this is encoded by the coding sequence ATGCGACGCTTGCCTATTTGGAAAAGCTCGATGGCAGTGCTTTGTGTGGCTGCCCTTGCTTCCGTGCTGACTGCCGGATGCAATCGAACCATGACACAGGAGAAGGGCTACGGAACCCAAAATCTGGATCGGCAGCACAATACCACGATTAAAGGGGAGACTAGTGGCGATATCATCCATCGTCCTGCGACTCCAACGGAAGATCGGGACGGGCTGATGGGACGAAACCAAAACCCGAATCTGATCATTGGACATAACCAAACGCGTGGATATCAGGTCGATCTGAAAAATATGGAGATGATGGCCAAATCCGTGCCGGGTGTAGAAAATGCCCGCATCACACTGAACGGCGGAAATGCATATGTTACTCTTGATCTGGTGCACAACATAACAGCTAACCAAGCGCGGACAATCGAAAAAGAGGTTATTGCAGGACTGAAGCAGAAAATACCACGCTACGATTTCCATGTAACCTCAAACGAAGGTTTTCATCGCTAG
- a CDS encoding manganese efflux pump MntP has translation MDQVLFQWGQFLTLLMIAFALSMDAFSLGIGVGMVGIRLREILKVSITIGLFHIGMPIVGILVGAYLSELVGDIAVFIGGGVLMAIGLHMLWNGFVNGDQKVLRTKGFGLMIFAFSVSLDALTVGFSFGLIEVNRLLAISLFGIMGGAMSYFGLLLGRSVGGWLGDYSELVGGLILFCFGLKFIL, from the coding sequence TTGGATCAAGTCTTGTTTCAGTGGGGGCAATTTCTGACCTTGCTCATGATAGCCTTTGCGTTGAGTATGGATGCCTTTTCTTTGGGGATCGGCGTAGGCATGGTAGGGATTCGATTGCGGGAAATACTAAAAGTTAGCATCACCATCGGGCTTTTTCATATAGGAATGCCTATAGTGGGAATCCTCGTCGGAGCGTATTTGTCCGAATTGGTTGGGGATATTGCCGTTTTTATCGGCGGAGGTGTCCTCATGGCGATAGGTTTGCATATGTTATGGAACGGATTCGTCAATGGCGATCAAAAGGTTTTGAGAACCAAAGGATTTGGCCTGATGATCTTTGCCTTCAGCGTGAGTCTGGATGCTTTGACCGTAGGGTTTTCTTTCGGATTGATTGAGGTGAACAGGCTGTTGGCTATTTCCCTTTTTGGCATTATGGGAGGCGCCATGTCCTACTTCGGTTTGCTTCTGGGCAGAAGTGTGGGAGGATGGCTGGGGGATTATAGCGAATTAGTAGGTGGACTTATTTTGTTTTGTTTTGGGTTAAAATTTATCTTATAG
- a CDS encoding TIGR01440 family protein — MDLLAIEKQVKEVVEEVARMAELAPGQVFVIGCSTSEVLGKHIGKAGSKEVAAALYRGIRTVQEQSGFAVAFQCCEHLNRALVVEREVMERYGWDEVSVVPVPTAGGSMAAHAYAQMKDAAVVEHIRAHAGIDIGDTLIGMHLKHVAVPVRPTHRVVGEAHVTAARTRPKLIGGSRAVYESAPLNESCT, encoded by the coding sequence GTGGATCTGCTCGCCATTGAAAAACAGGTCAAGGAAGTTGTTGAGGAAGTTGCCCGCATGGCGGAGCTTGCGCCTGGACAAGTCTTTGTTATCGGCTGCAGTACCAGCGAAGTGCTGGGCAAGCATATCGGCAAGGCAGGAAGCAAAGAAGTAGCTGCCGCCCTTTATCGTGGCATCCGCACCGTTCAGGAACAGAGCGGGTTTGCCGTGGCTTTTCAATGTTGTGAACATTTAAACAGGGCATTGGTCGTGGAACGTGAAGTGATGGAGCGATACGGATGGGATGAGGTATCGGTCGTCCCCGTCCCCACAGCAGGTGGTTCCATGGCAGCCCACGCTTACGCACAGATGAAGGATGCGGCTGTGGTAGAGCATATTCGTGCTCATGCGGGTATTGATATCGGCGATACGCTGATCGGCATGCATTTGAAGCATGTTGCGGTACCTGTAAGGCCGACTCATCGTGTTGTAGGGGAAGCACATGTAACGGCAGCACGGACTCGTCCCAAGTTGATTGGCGGTTCTCGTGCTGTGTACGAATCAGCACCACTCAATGAGAGTTGTACCTAA
- the prmC gene encoding peptide chain release factor N(5)-glutamine methyltransferase: MQTQLDWSDVTTIREALTRASSFLRENEAKDPVFEAELLIRHCLDWDRTRFLISMMDPITPETIERLDELLQRRAQHEPLQYMFGSQEFYGRPFVVRPGVLIPRPETEILVEQVLLHAEKLWPDSSSLDVADIGTGSGAICITLACERPGWNVTTVDLSPDATTIAKENAQRLGAQIRFLQGDLVQPLLTAAEQVDILVSNPPYIPSTDVDELDAEVLEHEPRLALDGGSDGLDCYRRLCEALPAVLRSRSLVAYEVGIHQARDVADLMLASGVIDEVHIVSDLAGIERVVIGVRR; the protein is encoded by the coding sequence ATGCAAACACAGCTTGATTGGTCTGATGTCACGACGATCCGAGAAGCCCTGACACGGGCTTCTTCCTTTTTACGCGAGAATGAGGCCAAAGATCCTGTATTTGAAGCGGAGCTGTTGATTCGGCATTGTCTGGACTGGGATCGTACGCGATTTCTGATCTCCATGATGGATCCTATCACTCCCGAGACGATTGAACGATTGGATGAGTTGCTCCAGCGACGTGCCCAGCACGAACCGTTGCAGTACATGTTTGGTTCTCAGGAGTTTTACGGACGCCCTTTCGTCGTACGACCAGGGGTGCTGATTCCTCGGCCTGAAACCGAGATCCTGGTGGAGCAAGTGCTCTTGCATGCAGAAAAGCTGTGGCCAGACAGTAGTAGTCTTGATGTGGCTGATATCGGAACAGGGAGCGGAGCCATTTGTATTACGCTTGCTTGTGAGCGTCCGGGCTGGAACGTCACAACGGTGGACCTTTCTCCAGATGCGACGACCATCGCCAAGGAAAATGCACAACGGCTTGGTGCGCAGATACGCTTTTTGCAAGGGGATTTGGTGCAGCCTTTACTCACAGCAGCTGAGCAAGTCGATATCCTTGTTTCCAATCCGCCCTATATCCCGAGCACGGATGTAGACGAGCTGGATGCTGAGGTGCTCGAGCATGAGCCGCGGTTGGCCTTGGATGGTGGTTCGGATGGTTTGGATTGCTATCGTCGCCTGTGCGAGGCGCTGCCAGCAGTGCTGCGATCGCGATCGCTTGTCGCCTATGAAGTCGGCATTCATCAAGCTCGTGATGTAGCTGATCTGATGTTGGCTTCCGGTGTGATTGATGAGGTGCATATCGTTTCAGATTTGGCGGGAATCGAACGGGTAGTTATCGGTGTCAGACGATAA
- the rpmE gene encoding 50S ribosomal protein L31, with amino-acid sequence MKQGIHPQYNTVKVTCACGNEFESGSVKQALKVEICSNCHPFFTGKQKFVDAGGRVDRFKRKYNLS; translated from the coding sequence ATGAAACAAGGTATTCATCCACAGTACAACACTGTGAAGGTAACATGTGCATGCGGTAACGAGTTTGAATCCGGTTCTGTGAAGCAAGCGCTGAAAGTGGAGATCTGCTCCAACTGCCATCCTTTCTTCACCGGTAAACAAAAATTCGTTGACGCTGGCGGCCGTGTAGACCGTTTCAAACGCAAATACAATCTTTCCTAA
- the prfA gene encoding peptide chain release factor 1 — MFTRLSAVEERFEEVTNLLCDPDVISDTKRLRELSKEQSSLEETVTTYREYKSVVSQVDDAKAMLEEKLDDEMREMVKLEISELASRKEKLEDRLKILLLPKDPNDEKNVIVEVRGAAGGDEAALFAAVLFRMYTRFAERNGFKIEVLEASPTDIGGYKEIVFSLSGRGAYSKMKFESGAHRVQRIPATESGGRIHTSTATVLVLPEAEEVEVEVHDKDIRIDTFCSSGAGGQSVNTTKSAVRVTHLPTGIMVSCQDEKSQHSNKDKALRVLRARLYDFYMQQQNAEVDANRKSLVGTGDRSERIRTYNYPQSRVTDHRIGLTLHRLESVLEGELDEVIDNLIMHEQTELLKSHANTA; from the coding sequence GTGTTTACACGCTTATCCGCAGTTGAAGAGCGTTTTGAAGAAGTGACCAATCTCCTATGTGACCCCGACGTCATTAGTGACACAAAACGCTTGCGTGAATTGTCCAAGGAACAGTCTTCCCTGGAAGAAACCGTGACGACCTACCGTGAATATAAATCAGTTGTATCCCAGGTGGATGATGCCAAGGCCATGCTGGAAGAGAAACTGGACGACGAAATGCGTGAGATGGTCAAGCTGGAAATCAGTGAATTGGCTTCGCGTAAGGAAAAATTGGAAGACCGTTTGAAAATCCTGTTGCTGCCAAAAGATCCGAACGATGAGAAAAACGTTATCGTCGAGGTGCGCGGTGCAGCAGGCGGAGACGAGGCTGCCTTGTTTGCAGCGGTACTGTTCCGTATGTACACTCGCTTTGCCGAGCGCAACGGCTTCAAGATCGAAGTATTGGAAGCAAGCCCTACCGATATTGGTGGATACAAGGAAATCGTCTTCTCGCTTAGCGGTCGCGGCGCTTACAGCAAAATGAAGTTCGAAAGCGGAGCGCATCGCGTACAGCGTATTCCGGCTACTGAGTCCGGCGGGCGCATTCATACCTCTACGGCGACTGTTCTGGTACTCCCGGAAGCAGAAGAAGTAGAAGTAGAAGTACACGACAAAGATATTCGTATCGACACCTTCTGTTCGAGTGGTGCCGGTGGACAGAGCGTTAATACCACCAAGTCTGCCGTACGTGTAACCCATCTTCCTACAGGTATCATGGTTTCCTGTCAGGATGAGAAGTCGCAGCACTCCAACAAAGATAAAGCATTGCGTGTATTGCGTGCTCGTCTGTACGATTTTTACATGCAGCAGCAAAATGCCGAAGTAGATGCCAACCGCAAGAGCTTGGTGGGTACTGGTGACCGCAGTGAGCGTATCCGTACGTACAATTATCCACAAAGCCGTGTGACCGACCACCGTATCGGCCTGACGTTGCACCGTTTGGAGTCAGTTCTCGAAGGCGAGCTGGATGAAGTGATCGACAACCTGATCATGCATGAACAGACGGAGTTGTTGAAAAGCCATGCAAACACAGCTTGA
- a CDS encoding DUF3298 and DUF4163 domain-containing protein: protein MKSFKSLAVNVISSAILLSAVAAPAFAATAAKPAAPTKPATPVVQVQKPQAKGVVITSKVIQQKTAEYEANISLPVISGLTDKAFEAKLNADILKLAQDELKASQIGGKQDAIDAKKYGYPVHPHAIDISYKVQSVGKLVAFSVQTYTYTGGAHGMTDVTFYNIANLDKAKNLQLSDLFQPGYDYRYVLNNLIKQQIQTNPEIKDMYNFETIAENQPFSFENGNLVIHFTQYEIAPYAAGMPSFTIPSRSFVNLLKPDVKALLQ from the coding sequence ATGAAATCGTTCAAATCTTTGGCAGTAAATGTTATTAGCTCTGCTATCCTACTCAGCGCTGTAGCCGCACCTGCATTTGCTGCAACTGCAGCCAAACCGGCCGCACCGACAAAACCGGCTACGCCTGTCGTACAAGTCCAAAAACCACAGGCAAAAGGTGTCGTGATCACATCGAAAGTCATTCAACAGAAAACGGCGGAGTATGAAGCCAACATTTCGCTCCCTGTCATCAGTGGCTTGACCGACAAAGCTTTCGAAGCCAAATTGAATGCCGACATACTCAAGCTTGCTCAGGATGAACTCAAAGCCAGTCAAATCGGGGGCAAGCAAGACGCGATTGACGCCAAGAAATATGGATATCCCGTGCATCCACATGCCATCGACATTTCTTATAAAGTGCAATCCGTTGGCAAGCTCGTAGCCTTCTCTGTACAAACCTACACGTACACCGGCGGAGCCCACGGAATGACAGATGTGACGTTCTACAACATCGCAAATCTGGACAAGGCGAAAAACCTGCAGCTTTCTGACTTGTTCCAACCAGGATACGACTATCGCTACGTTCTAAACAATCTGATCAAACAACAAATTCAGACCAACCCTGAGATCAAAGATATGTATAACTTTGAAACCATCGCTGAAAATCAACCTTTCTCCTTTGAAAACGGAAATCTGGTCATCCATTTCACTCAGTACGAAATCGCTCCTTATGCCGCAGGAATGCCTTCCTTCACGATTCCTTCGCGTAGCTTCGTCAACTTGCTGAAGCCTGACGTCAAAGCATTGCTGCAATAA
- a CDS encoding L-threonylcarbamoyladenylate synthase: MERNVVTKVWSVDNDVENAVEKLQSCTQIVDAARFLRENAAVAFPTETVYGLGANALSNDAVEKIFAAKGRPSDNPLIVHIATKEQLSTVTSDIPAKAEQLMDAFWPGPLTIILPKTDQVASLVTAGLDSVGVRMPDHPVALALIAAAGVPIAAPSANRSGRPSPTTAAHVLADLEGRVAGVVDGGATGVGLESTVIDVTVEPPVVLRPGGITREQLEEVIGPVDLDPSFQAGALETPRAPGMKYTHYAPEGEMWLVDGDEEPVREKMGDMLREAKQHGRKTGVLATTESSDYWQAHPDADVVLSVGSRSDLGEVAHQLYAVLRDFDHHNAQFIVGETFSREGLGMAVMNRLEKAAGGRIQHA; encoded by the coding sequence ATGGAACGAAACGTAGTGACGAAAGTTTGGTCTGTGGATAACGATGTGGAAAATGCTGTGGAAAAATTACAGAGTTGTACACAGATTGTGGATGCAGCGCGTTTTCTCCGTGAAAATGCGGCTGTCGCGTTTCCAACGGAGACTGTCTATGGTTTGGGAGCCAATGCATTGTCCAATGATGCAGTGGAAAAAATATTTGCAGCAAAAGGCAGACCTAGTGATAATCCACTGATTGTGCATATTGCTACAAAAGAGCAGTTATCCACGGTCACGTCTGATATTCCGGCCAAAGCGGAACAGTTGATGGATGCTTTCTGGCCAGGCCCACTGACTATTATCCTCCCAAAAACGGATCAGGTAGCTTCATTAGTGACGGCTGGACTGGATTCAGTCGGGGTGCGCATGCCTGATCATCCGGTTGCGCTCGCATTGATCGCAGCAGCGGGTGTCCCTATTGCAGCCCCTAGTGCCAATCGTTCTGGTCGCCCGAGTCCAACGACAGCAGCACATGTACTTGCTGACTTGGAAGGCCGTGTAGCGGGAGTGGTGGATGGTGGGGCGACGGGTGTAGGACTCGAATCGACGGTGATTGATGTGACAGTTGAGCCACCTGTGGTCCTGCGTCCTGGGGGCATTACTCGTGAACAGCTGGAAGAGGTGATTGGCCCCGTAGATTTGGACCCATCCTTTCAGGCAGGAGCTTTGGAGACTCCGCGAGCACCAGGCATGAAGTACACGCACTATGCGCCAGAAGGTGAAATGTGGCTGGTAGATGGTGACGAAGAGCCTGTGCGCGAAAAAATGGGTGACATGCTTCGCGAGGCGAAACAGCACGGTCGAAAAACCGGTGTCCTGGCTACCACAGAATCCTCGGATTATTGGCAAGCGCATCCTGATGCCGATGTGGTTCTCTCGGTAGGCTCACGAAGCGATCTGGGAGAAGTCGCGCATCAGTTGTACGCCGTACTGCGCGATTTTGACCATCATAACGCCCAATTTATCGTGGGAGAGACTTTCTCTCGTGAGGGACTGGGTATGGCGGTCATGAATCGCCTGGAAAAAGCAGCAGGGGGCCGCATCCAGCACGCCTAA
- the spoIIR gene encoding stage II sporulation protein R, translated as MKRTVLMVFSVLMLMMSWEGQLTSANVMDNGPIPQESIRLRIIANSDSFQDQWLKREVRDALIAQMDTWAKDIGSFEDAEKVVSANLPVMQQVVDQTIRDRGFSYQAVVDFGQVPFPTKLYGSYVYPAGNYKALRVQIGEAKGQNWWCVLFPPLCFIDMSNGDAVQATATSEENEQAKTSDANIEGNVQPIEETHTAVTGRTREGWQEWRQMRLEDGQAGQQPEEEVEPEIRVVAAETDQTDSVEQIQPEAVPAPQVQVRFYLLEKLEKLFS; from the coding sequence ATGAAACGGACAGTGTTGATGGTATTTAGTGTATTGATGCTAATGATGAGCTGGGAGGGACAGCTTACTTCGGCCAATGTGATGGACAATGGGCCGATCCCTCAAGAATCGATTCGCCTGCGGATCATTGCCAACAGTGATTCCTTTCAGGATCAATGGCTAAAGCGGGAAGTACGTGACGCGCTCATCGCGCAAATGGATACGTGGGCAAAAGACATCGGATCATTTGAGGACGCGGAAAAGGTAGTTTCCGCCAATCTGCCGGTGATGCAGCAAGTGGTGGATCAAACGATTCGCGATCGCGGTTTTTCCTATCAGGCAGTTGTTGATTTCGGACAGGTTCCATTCCCGACAAAGCTGTATGGCTCCTACGTCTACCCGGCAGGTAATTACAAAGCGCTGCGCGTACAGATCGGGGAAGCAAAGGGACAAAATTGGTGGTGCGTTCTGTTTCCGCCACTCTGCTTTATCGATATGTCCAATGGGGATGCGGTGCAAGCGACTGCGACTTCTGAGGAGAACGAGCAAGCAAAAACGAGTGACGCAAACATAGAAGGAAATGTGCAACCGATCGAGGAAACGCACACTGCTGTGACTGGCAGAACGCGTGAGGGCTGGCAGGAATGGCGGCAAATGCGTTTGGAGGACGGGCAAGCTGGCCAACAACCAGAGGAAGAAGTAGAACCAGAAATTCGTGTGGTTGCAGCTGAGACTGATCAGACCGATTCTGTGGAACAAATACAACCAGAGGCTGTGCCAGCGCCACAGGTTCAAGTGCGATTCTATCTGCTGGAAAAGCTGGAGAAGCTGTTCTCCTGA
- a CDS encoding FAD-binding domain-containing protein: MNKSDIPSSMRKGMAHFPIFNKVAQGEKFDPDGVFVKKYLPELQQVPLQYIHKPWEMPQSLQEQTGCVIGLNYPPPCVDHAQRRKLALSLFRRPRIVV; this comes from the coding sequence ATGAACAAATCGGATATCCCATCGTCGATGCGTAAGGGAATGGCGCATTTCCCCATCTTTAACAAGGTAGCGCAGGGAGAGAAATTTGACCCGGATGGAGTTTTTGTAAAAAAATATCTTCCCGAGCTGCAGCAAGTACCTCTACAATATATCCATAAACCGTGGGAAATGCCGCAGAGTTTACAGGAGCAAACGGGATGCGTCATCGGTCTGAACTATCCGCCTCCGTGCGTGGACCATGCGCAAAGAAGGAAGCTCGCTCTGTCCCTGTTCAGGAGGCCAAGGATCGTCGTCTGA
- the rpiB gene encoding ribose 5-phosphate isomerase B, with protein sequence MKVAIAADHGGYKLKEEIKTLLASLNIQTEDFGCSCADSVDYPDYALPVAEKVAAGEFDRGILVCGTGIGMSIAANKVPGIRCALVHDTFSARATREHNNTNVLAMGERVIGPGLALDIVKIWLETEFQGGRHERRVEKISEIEAKHAGVK encoded by the coding sequence ATGAAAGTAGCAATTGCTGCTGATCATGGTGGATACAAGCTGAAAGAGGAGATCAAGACGCTGTTGGCCTCCTTGAATATCCAGACGGAAGACTTTGGCTGTTCTTGCGCAGATTCGGTTGATTACCCAGACTATGCTTTGCCAGTAGCTGAAAAAGTAGCAGCTGGTGAGTTCGACCGTGGGATTCTGGTCTGCGGGACTGGGATCGGTATGTCTATCGCGGCCAACAAGGTACCGGGTATTCGTTGCGCATTGGTGCACGACACGTTCTCGGCAAGAGCAACACGCGAGCATAACAACACAAATGTACTGGCTATGGGAGAACGCGTAATTGGTCCTGGACTCGCGCTCGATATCGTGAAAATCTGGCTGGAGACGGAGTTCCAAGGTGGACGCCACGAACGCCGAGTGGAAAAGATTTCGGAGATCGAAGCGAAACATGCGGGAGTGAAGTAA
- a CDS encoding thymidine kinase, with product MAQLYFRYGAMNASKSIQLLTVAHNYEQSGKKVMVFTPAVDDRFGVGKVASRVGISREAYPITEETNLYETVAAEERKPHCVLVDEAQFIGKHHVEQLVAIVDELGIPVIVYGLLKNFKNELFPGSAALLCEADKVEEIKTVCVYCNKKATHILKFKNGKPVYSGETIEIAGNDTYSSVCRRHYYHPPANLERKED from the coding sequence GTGGCACAACTTTATTTTCGCTATGGAGCAATGAACGCTTCCAAATCGATTCAGCTTTTGACAGTCGCTCATAATTACGAGCAATCAGGAAAAAAAGTAATGGTGTTTACTCCGGCAGTCGATGACCGCTTTGGAGTGGGGAAAGTAGCTTCGCGTGTGGGGATCAGTCGGGAAGCCTATCCGATTACAGAAGAAACGAATCTGTACGAAACCGTCGCAGCGGAGGAACGAAAGCCGCATTGTGTACTTGTGGACGAAGCTCAGTTTATCGGCAAGCATCATGTCGAGCAGCTGGTGGCGATTGTAGACGAGCTTGGCATTCCTGTGATCGTCTACGGGCTGTTGAAAAACTTTAAAAACGAGCTCTTCCCGGGAAGTGCAGCGTTGCTGTGTGAGGCAGATAAGGTAGAGGAAATTAAAACCGTATGCGTCTACTGCAATAAAAAAGCGACCCATATCCTCAAGTTTAAAAATGGAAAGCCTGTCTATAGCGGAGAGACTATTGAAATTGCTGGAAATGATACCTACAGCAGCGTCTGTCGACGTCATTACTACCATCCGCCAGCCAATCTAGAACGAAAAGAAGATTGA
- a CDS encoding low molecular weight protein arginine phosphatase, which translates to MKRILFVCTGNTCRSPMAEAMFRVKTAGQGYEVRSAGVATFDGQSASLHAREVMAERGIEHVHQSSRLDAGLIDWSDVILTMTTSHKHAILTYFPTAAGKVHTLRDFVGVEGYGDIADPFGGTLEDYRRCAEEIEESLDRLSVRLLQERFRESR; encoded by the coding sequence GTGAAACGGATATTGTTTGTCTGCACAGGCAACACATGCCGCAGTCCGATGGCAGAGGCGATGTTTCGCGTCAAAACGGCTGGACAAGGCTATGAAGTTCGCTCTGCAGGCGTGGCAACTTTTGACGGACAATCGGCTTCGTTGCATGCCAGAGAAGTAATGGCAGAGCGCGGGATCGAGCATGTACATCAGTCTAGTCGACTGGATGCGGGGCTCATCGACTGGTCTGATGTGATTCTGACCATGACAACGAGTCATAAACATGCCATCCTGACGTATTTTCCAACTGCGGCGGGCAAGGTACACACCTTGCGAGATTTCGTTGGTGTGGAAGGTTATGGCGATATAGCCGACCCGTTTGGTGGGACATTGGAGGATTACCGCAGGTGTGCGGAAGAAATTGAAGAGTCTCTGGACAGGCTATCTGTTCGATTGCTCCAAGAGCGCTTTCGTGAATCGCGTTAA
- a CDS encoding radical SAM protein yields the protein MYLVYADEKGNVYDHPGLLSVARNGDILTEILEEELIPLPEGATLVSLPDTVPIGMDPDTGEMVKLDGCTAVGALVPQGITRLLLPGYVKSNKDSKLPLFGYSAVVWKDGSFWVAGRASDDIYKWDPLNFPMDELRQRVEKTLEQFPQNRILNHLSHCALEYECLTASNNFFHRWEGSLPVSYTCNAGCYGCISEQPEDSGFPSPQTRMNFKPTEDELVEVMLHHLQDPESIISFGQGCEGEPSTMASIIVPAMRRVREQTDLGYININTNAGLTDHIKGIVDAGLDLMRVSIISAIDEHYNAYYRPRNYTLENVARSAEYAASKGVYTSINYLCFPGVFDREEEMEAMINFIRRTGIKLIQMRNLNIDPESYLSMIPKAQGEVFGMKQAIEIYQEELPDVVIGSFTHIPPEQLRRRKNMA from the coding sequence ATGTATTTAGTGTACGCAGATGAAAAAGGTAATGTATACGACCACCCCGGCTTGCTGTCGGTGGCACGTAACGGTGATATATTGACTGAAATTCTGGAGGAAGAGCTGATTCCGCTGCCGGAAGGAGCGACTTTAGTCAGCTTGCCAGATACCGTACCGATCGGGATGGATCCGGATACAGGTGAAATGGTAAAGCTGGATGGTTGTACGGCGGTGGGAGCACTTGTTCCTCAAGGAATTACACGTTTGCTGCTTCCTGGGTATGTGAAATCAAACAAGGATAGCAAGCTACCTCTTTTCGGTTATTCCGCTGTTGTTTGGAAGGATGGTAGTTTCTGGGTAGCGGGTCGAGCGAGTGATGACATCTACAAGTGGGATCCACTCAACTTCCCGATGGACGAGCTTCGTCAGCGCGTGGAGAAAACGTTGGAGCAGTTTCCGCAGAACCGGATTTTGAACCATCTATCTCATTGTGCGCTGGAGTATGAATGTCTGACAGCTTCCAATAACTTCTTCCATCGCTGGGAAGGAAGCCTGCCGGTTTCGTATACCTGTAATGCCGGTTGCTATGGCTGTATTTCCGAGCAGCCCGAGGATAGCGGCTTCCCGTCTCCGCAGACGCGGATGAACTTCAAGCCAACGGAGGATGAGCTGGTGGAGGTCATGCTTCATCATCTGCAGGATCCAGAGAGCATCATCAGCTTTGGACAAGGCTGTGAAGGAGAACCTTCCACGATGGCATCCATCATTGTTCCGGCGATGCGTCGCGTGCGGGAACAGACAGATCTGGGCTACATTAACATCAACACCAACGCAGGGCTGACGGACCACATCAAAGGAATCGTGGACGCGGGTCTTGATCTGATGCGGGTCAGTATTATCAGCGCGATCGATGAGCATTACAATGCGTACTATCGACCACGCAACTATACTTTGGAAAATGTAGCGCGTTCGGCTGAGTATGCTGCTTCCAAAGGTGTTTATACCTCGATTAATTACCTGTGCTTCCCAGGGGTCTTTGACCGTGAAGAAGAGATGGAAGCGATGATTAACTTCATCCGCAGAACAGGAATCAAATTGATCCAGATGCGCAATCTAAACATTGATCCAGAGAGCTACCTGTCGATGATTCCGAAGGCTCAGGGCGAAGTGTTTGGTATGAAGCAAGCCATTGAGATCTACCAGGAAGAGCTGCCAGATGTAGTGATCGGGTCGTTTACTCACATTCCTCCGGAGCAGCTGCGACGCAGGAAAAACATGGCCTAA